AATAGAGCCAGCACGGCCCCGAGCAATCCGCCCTGCAGGCCGATGGACAGGAAACGTCCCTGGAATTCTCCGGCGATGAAGCGGTTGGAGGCGCCGATAAAGTGCAGGACATCGACGATTTCGCGATTGGAGGCCATGGCGCCGCGCGTGGCGAAGACGATGGCCAATACCGTGGCAACGCCGATCAGCCCCAGGACGAGGAGCCCTGAAAACACCATTGTTCCGGCCATGGTGTTGAGCTGCTGGCGCCAGGCCGCATGGGTATCGAGGCTGGCCCCTTCGATCGCCTGGAGATTGCGCTGCAATTGCTCGATATCGGCATCGACGGGATCGGCCAATTGCACCACGACCAGACGTGGAATGGCGATGACGGAGAGATCGAGGCCGGCGCCGAGCCAGGGTTCGAGCAGCGCCTGGCTCTCCTCAAGCGTGAGAGCCCTTGCCGCCGCTATGCCGGGTGTCGATTGCGCCAGCGACACCACGGTGCGCAGATTGCTTTCCATGACCTCGCCCTCGGCCGGGCGAATCTGGATGGTGAGCTCGCGGCCGACATCGGCAGACCAGGCAATGGCCGATTTCTGCACCAGCAGGACCCCGCCCAGGGTCACGGCAGACAGAAACGCCATGATGGTGATGAGCAGCAACAGGGTGCGCCCGGCCACGCTTTTCTCTGGAACGATGGGAGCGGCGCCCCCACGGCGGGAGAGCTGGGACAGCAATTGCCTAATCATGAATGGTCAACTCCCCCTTGTTGAGCACCATGCGGGGATAGGGGAAGCGGTCGAGCAAGGGCAATTCGTGCGTCGCCAGAATGATGGTCATGCCCAGCGTTCGGTTCAATTCGGCAAAGAGATGGACCAGCCGGCTGGACAGGTCGGGATCGACATTGCCGGTGGGTTCGTCCGCCAACAGCACTTTCGGCCGGGCGATCACCGCGCGGGCAATGGCGGCGCGCTGCTTTTCGCCGCCCGACAACAAGGTCGGCAGCGCATGCATGCGCTCCCCCAGCCCGACCCATTCGAGCAATTCGATGACATTGGGGCGGTATTCGCTTTCCGGCTGGCCCAATACCCGCAGCGGCAGAGCCACATTCTCGAACGTGGTCAGGTGACCGAGCAGACGGAATTCCTGAAAGACGATGCCGATATGCCGGCGCATCTGCAACAGCCGGTCCTGATCGAGATTGCCGACATCCTCGTCGAACATGGTGACGCGGCCGCGGCTGGGCTTCAGCGACAGTAGCAACAGGCGCAGCAGGCTGGTCTTGCCCGAGCCGGACGGGCCGGTGAGAAAATGAAATGAACCAGGCTCGATGGCGAAGGTCAGGTCTTTGAGAATTTCGGGGCCATTGCCATAGCGCAGGCCCACATCGGAAAATTCGATCAAAAAGTCTGCTCCCCATTTGGTCCGGCAGCGTTACGAGGGCGAATCAGCACCGGCGCATCATAGCAGCGGCGAGGCCCGCTGCGGCATCGGCAAGGCTTTGGACGGAGGAAAGCGGCACAATTTTGGTGGCGGCCCCGGTTTGAGGAGTTTTAACCCCCCGGCGCTAGGGTCGGCATCCAGCCCTTAAACGATCAAAGCCGTCTGATGATCATCACCTGCCCGCATTGTCAGACCAAGTATCAGGTGGCCTATGAGGCCATCGGATCGGCCGGCCGCAAGGTGCAATGCGCTCATTGCCATCAGGCCTGGGACCAGCGGCCTGGTTCTTTCAAGCGTCCGGCCCCGGCGGCGGGCCAGCCAGAGGCCGACAGATTGTTCACGTCCATGGCCGAGGATGCGCTGGACGAGGCCATGTTGAGCGAAGAGCAGGCCATGATCGCCGAGAAGACGAAATTCGCCCCGGCCGCTTCTCCGGCAGGCAAGGATGGCGCGCCCAGGGAACCTGTGGAAACCCCGTCTCTGCGCGCTCCCAATGCGGCGGAAGTGAAGAAGCGCCAGGCCGATTTTTCCAAGAGGCAGAGCGCGATGATTTCCCGCCTGCCATTGGCCCGGCTGCGCCGCGCGGCACGTATTGCCGGAATGGTCACTCTGGCCTCATTGGCGGTCACCGCCTATTTCGGTCGCGTGGATCTGGTCAGGCACTATCCCGATCTTGCCGGCCTCTATGACGCGGTGGGACTGGGCGTCAATGTGGTGGGGCTGGATTTTTCCAATCTGGAGACACTCAAGACCTTGTCCGGCGGCAATGACATATTGGTGGTTTCGGCGCAGATCGTGGGTCTGTCGCGCGAGCCGATAGGCGTGCCGCCGGTCGTGGTGAGCTTGCTCGATGGCGAGGGCAAGGCAGTCTATGAATGGAGCGTCACGCCGCGCGTACGCGACCTGATGGCCGGAGAGCGGGCGACCTTCGATACCCGTCTATCGCTGCCGCCCAGCGAAGCCGCGCGGGTGCGGCTCAGCTTTGCCCGCAGCAATGGCCCCCAGGCCGAGCGCAACGGGAGCGGCCGCACCGCGCCTCCCGTCCCAGAATGAGCACCGCGGGGATTTGGTCGAGCTTCACACAAAAAAGACCAACTGAATCCTCAAACTTTGTCGTCCCGTTTCCCATTTTCCGGAAACGCCCCAGGAGAGAGCCAATGGCCCGCATCCTTGTCGCCGAAGACGATCCTTCGGTCCGTGCCTTTGTCGTCAGCGCCCTCACCATGAAGGGCCACGAAGTCGTCTCCGAGGAAGATGGCGGCCTGGCGGCCGAAACCGCCGATGCGGAGGATGGGCAGTTCGATCTCCTGCTCTCCGACATCAAGATGCCGGTGATGGACGGCATTGCCCTGGCCCTGCATGTGGGGGCGCGCTATCCGGACCTGACCATCCTGCTGATGACCGGCTTCGCCGACCAGCGTGAGCGGGCCCATGGGCTCGACGCCTTGATCTATGACGTCATCGCCAAGCCCTTCACCCTGGCCGGTCTGCTGGCCAAGGTCGACGACGCGCTCAATGGCCGCCCCGTCGAGGTCGTGTCGCTCGGCCGGCAGGCGCTGCAATAGTTCAGAGCCAGTCCGGCACGCTGTCCAGCGCCAGCAATTCCGCGATGGACTTGCGCGGGCGAATGACGTGCCAGCGAGCGCCATCCACCAGCACTTCGGGGATCAGCGGCCGCGAATTATAGGTGGAGGCCATGACCGCGCCATAGGCGCCGGCGCTCATCACCGCCAATAGATCGCCTTCCTTGACGCCGGCAAGGGTGCGGTTCCGGGCGAGATAATCGCCGGTTTCGCAGACCGGGCCGACAATGTCGCCGGTGATCGGCGGCAGATTGCTCTGGTTGACCGGCTCGATATCGTGATGCGCCTCATAAAGCGTGGGGCGGAGCAGATCGTTCATCGCCGCATCGACGATGATGAAATCGGCGTCGCCCTGCTTCACATATTCGACCTTGGTGACGAGGATGCCGGCATTGCCAACCAGGAGGCGCCCCGGCTCGATCACCAGCGAGCACCCCAATTGCCCCACCTTGTCGCGCACCACCGCGGCATAGGCATCGGGATGCGGCGGCGCCTCCTGGTCGTGATGATAGGGAATGCCGAGGCCGCCGCCGACATCCACATGCTCGATATGGTGCCCGTCGGCCCGCAGGGCCGCGACCAGTTCCGCCATGAGGCCGAACGCATTGTCGAACGGTTCGAGATCGGTGATCTGGCTGCCGATATGCATGTCGACGCCGACCGCCTCGACATTGGGCAATTCGGCGATGCGCCGATAGACGGCGCGGGCGCGCTTATAGGGAATGCCGAACTTGTTCTCGGACTTGCCGGTCGAGATCTTGGCATGGCTGCGCGCATCGACATCGGGATTGATGCGCACCGACACGCGGGCCGTCACTCCCATATCCGCAGCGACCGCCGACAGGCGCTCCAGTTCGGGCTCGCTCTCGACATTGAAGCACTTGATGCCCGCTTCGAGGCCCCGGCGCATTTCGGCGACGGTCTTGGCGACGCCGGAGAACACGATCATGTCGGGGCTGATGCCGGCAGCCAGCGCGCGTTCGAGCTCGCCCAGCGAGACCACGTCCGCCCCGCAGCCCTCGGCCGCCATGAGCTTGAGCACCGCCTGATTGGAATTGGCCTTCATCGCATAGGCGACAAGCGTCGGGATGCCGTCAAATGCCTGTTTCACCACCCGGACATGGCGCCGCAATGTGGCGCTGGAATAGACGTAAAAGGGCGTGCCGACCTCGCGCGCAAGATCGTTGAGATTGACATCCTCGGCAAAAAGAATGCCGTCACGCTGTTCAAAGTGGTGGACCACGATATGCCTGCCCCAGTGGATGATTGCCCCAACCCTGCCACGCCGATCTGCCCCGAGGGATAGAATGGCGGGTGCGGCTGGTTGCCGAGACCTCTACGGCAGGTGCATCGAAAACGGAAGCAAGACTTGCCGATCGGTCGCGGACCGGGCGAAGCTAAGCGATCCCGCCGTCGCCATGGCCGCCAGGTTTCTTCGTCGTGAGCGGGCGCGGTTCATGCGCTTCCCCGGTCAGCTCGCTCTTCCAGCGGGCCGCCTGCACCAGCACATTGGCGGGCGCGGTGCCGCCATAGGACTTGCGCGCGGTGACCGAGGCCTCGACGGTCAGCACCTTGTGGATGCGGCTGTCGATGCGCTGATCGATGGATTTGAAGTCCTCGATATTGAGGCCTTCGAGCCCGCAATTCTTCTGCTCGGCCAGGGCGACGATCTGCCCGGTAATGTGATGGGCGTCGCGGAAGGGGATATCGAGCTCGCGCACCAGCCAGTCGGCGATGTCGGTGGCGGTCGAAAAGCCGGCCGAGGCCGAGGCATGCATTCTTTCGCGATTGGGCACCATGTCGGCAACCATGCCGGTCATGGCGGCCAGCGACAGCGACAGGGCGTCCAGCGCGTCGAAGGCGACTTCCTTGTCTTCCTGCATGTCCTTGGAATAGGCCAGCGGCAGGCCCTTCATCACCACGAGCAGCGAATTGAGTGCTCCGAGGATGCGGCCGATCTTGGCGCGAACCAGCTCCGCTGCATCCGGGTTGCGCTTTTGCGGCATGATGGACGAGCCGGTGGTGAACTTGTCCGACAGGCGGATGAAGCCGAACTGCGCGGAAGACCAGATCACCATTTCCTCGGCAAAGCGGGACAGGTGCATGGCGCAGATCGCGGCGGCGGCCAGCGTTTCCAGGATGAAATCGCGATCGGAAACTGCATCGAGCGAATTGGCCGTCGGCCGGTCGAAGCCGAGCGCCGCCGCGGTCATGTCGCGATCGATGGGATAGGGCGTGCCGGCAAGGGCAGCCGAGCCCAGCGGGTTCTCATTGAGCCGCTTTCTCGCATCGAGCAGGCGGCCGGCATCGCGGCCGAGCATTTCGACATAGGCCAAAAGATGGTGGCCGAACGTGACCGGCTGGGCATTTTGCAGATGAGTGAAGCCCGGCAGGATGGTCTCGGCCTCTTCCTCGGCCCGGGTGACCAGGCCCAATTGCAGGCTGCGGATCTGGGCCACCAGCATGTCGATGCCGTCGCGGACATAGAGCCGGAAATCGGTCGCCACCTGGTCGTTGCGGGACCGCGCCGTGTGCAGGCGTCCGGCGGCATCGCCGATCTTTTCGCGCAACCGGCTCTCGACATTCATATGGATGTCTTCGAGGGCACGCGAGAACGTGAAGCTGCCGCCCTCGATTTCGGCCAGCACCTCGTCTAGACCGGCAAGGATCGCATCACGGTCGCCTCGCGTCAAAATGCCCGTGGCCTCGAGCATTGCCGCATGGGCCTTCGATCCGGCAATATCCTGGCGGAACAGGCGCTGGTCGAAACCGATCGAGGCGTTGATTTCTTCCATGATGGCGTCGGGGCCGGAAGCGAACCGTCCACCCCACATCTTGTTGCTCATCTTTAGCCTTTCGGAGAACCCATGTCGGAGACCATTGCCCCCCCGCCGCAGAACCGGAAAAGCTGGCAGCTTCCTGTCTTGATAGGGGTGGCCGGTTTGGGCGTAGCTATAGCGGCGTGGTTCTATCTGGGCAATGCCGCCCAGGCGAACTCCTGCCCGGTGCAATCCATGCCGGCACAGGTGCTCGATGCCGCCGCAACCGGCGAATTGGCGGCGCTGAACGGCACCGGCGAGGGGCGCGGCTATGCCGATATGGCGTTCAAGGATGTCGCGGGCAAGGACCTGACCATTGCCGATTTCGGCGGCAAGGCATTGCTGGTCAATTTCTGGGCCAGCTGGTGCGTACCCTGCCGCGAGGAAATGCCGGCGCTCGACGAGATTGCCACCCAATATAATTCCGAGCGCTTCATGGTGCTGCCGATCAATCTCGATATCGGCGCGGGCGGCCTCGAAAAGGCGCAGGCTTTTCTCGATGAGGGCCAGTTCGACAATCTGCCGCTTTATGCCGACAACACCTTCGCCGCCTTCGAGCGGCTGAAGCGCGAAGCGGTGGCCGTGGGCCTGCCGGCCACGCTGCTGCTCGATCCCGAAGGGTGCGAATTGGCGGTCTTGCAAGGCCCCGCCGAGTGGCACAGCACGGACGGCAGGACGGTGGTGGAAGCCTTGATCGGCCTGCGCGGCTAGACCGTTTCACCGTTTTTCCTGAATCGGTAAAACGGTCGTAAGTCCTTGTTTTATTAAGTTTCCGAATCACAAAAGTGCTAGCCACTTTTGCTGGAAACACTCTCGGCCGTCCGCGCCGTTGCCGCCGACAGGCCCGGCACGCGGACAAAGCGTTCGGCGCGCTTGCGGCGCGGCACGGCCGGAAACGCTTCCTTGCGCGCCCGAACGCAGATGACCCCGCTCATCGCCGGGCCGAGCAACCGACCGAAGCGCTCGAAGAACCGCGTCGACCGCAGCGCCAGACCGGATTGGAGCGGTGGCATGAACAGCGCATCGCGCCACGCCACCGGCACGAAGCTGTGGTCGCGCAGCAGCTTTTCCAATTGTCCGCCGGAATAGGGATTGCCCTGGCCGAAGGGCGTGTTGTCACGCTGGGCCCAGATTCCCCGCCGCCGCGGCACCACGATGACGAGGTGCCCGTTGGGCGCCGTTATCCGCCAGAGCTCACGCATCAATTCCTCGGCATCCGCCACATGTTCCAGCGCATGTATGGCAATGGTGAGATCGACGGCCGCATCGGTGAGCGGCATTTCCAGCGGATCGCAGAGCACGGTGCGGGACGGGCCCTCGCGCGGCCAGGCCGAGGCGCCTTGGCGCGCCGGCATGAAGGCGAGAACCCGCTCGGCCCGGCCCAGCGAGAATCGCAGATAGGGCGTGGCAAAGCCCAGGCCGAGAACCCGCTTTCCCCTTATATCGCCCGCCAGGTCGATCACCTGATCGCGCACCAGCGCCCGCGACATATGCCCCAGCGGAGATTTGTAATAGTCGATGAGACGCCGGACATCGCTGGTCATGCGGCGAGCTTGCCAAAGCTGGATGAACTTGTCCAATCCCCGGTTGCAACTGCCGGCGCGGCTCCCTAGCTTGCAGTCCAAACGCAAGAAGGAACAATGCCATGGCCCTCATCGTCGACGTCTTCGCCGCCCGCCAGGACAATTTCGGCTATCTCGTGCATGATGAGGCCACCGGCCGCACGGCCGCGATCGATGCGCCTGAGGCGGCCGCCATTCGCGACGCCCTCGCCCGGCGCGGCTGGAAGCTGAGCGACATCTTCATCACCCACCATCATGTCGACCACGTCGAAGCCATTCCCGAGCTCAAGGCCGCCTTCGGCGCCAAGGTGACCGGGCCCGCGGCCGAGGCCGACAAGATCGAGGGCCTCGACGTGCTGGTCAGCGATGGCGACCAGGTCCATCTCGGCGAATCCGTCTTCGACATTATCGCCGCGCCCGGTCATACGCTGGGTCATATCGTTTTCTATAACGCATTGGGCGGGCATCTCTTTTCGGCCGATGCGCTGTTCTCGCTGGGGGTGGGACGCATGTTCGAGGGCACGCCCGGCCCGATGTGGGAAGGGGTCAAGCGCCTCCGCGATCTGCCCGACGAAACCCTGGTCTATTGCGGCCATGAATATACCCAGAGCAATGCCAGCTTCGCCCTCGCCATCGACCCGGACAACGAGGCGCTAAAGGCCCGTGCCGCCGAGGTAAATTCGCTGCGCGCCGCTGGAAAACCCACCATTCCGTTCAAGCTGGGCGAGGACAAGCGGGCCAATCCGTTCATGCGCGCCGACGCCCCGGAACTGGCCCGGCATTATGGCCTTGAGGGCGCCGATCCGGCTGAGGTTTTCGCCGCCATCCGCAAGGGCAAGGACAATTTCTGAGCCCGGCGATTAACCATTCGCCTGTGCGGAATCCTTCACCGGGGATCGAAATTCGTTAACAGACTGTTATCATCTGGCACGGCGTTTGCCCCGATAGGGGTAACACGCCGCGGGTTCTGTGCCATTCCGGGACAGAGCGGCGCAAAATGGTACAGTCATGCCCCATTTGGAGCAAAGCGAGACAGATCGAACCCTGCCCGTGCCGGCGGCCCCGGCCACGCCGCGCCCCTCGCTCGCCCATAGCGCTCCGAACGCCGCCTTTGTCAGCCAGCTCATCGCCGCCCGCGAGCGGCTCAGCCCGCAACGTACAAGCCGCCTGGAAAATGCTGCGGGGGCGGTGGGCGCCTATGGCAAAGGCGGCCGCATCGCCGAGCGCCGCATGCCGCTGGGCTATCGCCGCACGCTTTTGATCTAGCGTGCCGGCGCCGTTCCAATAATTCTGGAATTGGCGGTTCAATTCGCCCGGCCTCGAACGTCGCAATGATGAGGGCGCCTATAGGCGCCGGATAACGAGGAGAGATTCCATGCCAATCGCCAAGAACACTGTCTGCATCTGGTACGACAAGGACGCGGAAGCGGCGGCCCGCTTCTATGCCGAAACCTTTCCCGACACCCGGGTCACCGCCGTCAGCACGGCGCCGAGCGATAACCCGTCCAGCAAGGCGGGCGCCGTGCTGACGGTGGAATTCACCCTGATGGGCATTGCCTGTATCGGCCTCAATGGCGGCCCCGCCTTCACCCATAGCGAAGCCTTCTCTTTCCAGATCGCCACCGACGACCAGCAAGAGACCGACCGCTATTGGAACGCCATTGTCGGCAATGGCGGCGAGGAGAGCATGTGCGGCTGGTGCAAGGACAAATGGGGCATTTCCTGGCAGATCACCCCGCGAACCCTGTCCGAAGCCATGGCCGCAGGCGGCGCCGAAGCCAAGCGCGCCTTCGAGGCGATGATGACGATGAAAAAAATCGACGTGGCGGCGATCGAGGCGGCGCGGCGCGGCTAGCGGGCTATGTGATTGCCAATATCACGCTCGTCACCCTCGCGTCAGGCGCGAGGGTGACGATCCGGGAAGAAGGAGCCAGCGCGGCTCTCCTCAAATGCCAGCGCCCTATTGCTTGAGCTTGAGCGGGCCGACCATCTGTTCGGGCTTCACTTCGGCGTCGAATTCCTCGCCGGTGAGCAGGCCCAGATTGATGGCTTCTTCGCGCAGCGTCGTGCCGTTCCGATGCGCGGTCTTGGCGATCTTGGCGGCATTGTCATAGCCGATGCGGCGATTGAGCGCCGTCACCAGCATCAGCGACTGATCCACCAGTTGCTGGATGCGCTTCCGGTCCGGCTCGATGCCCATTGCGCAATTGTCGTTGAAACTCTTGGCAGCATCGGCCAGGAGGCGCACGCTTTGCAGGAAATTATAGGCGATGACCGGCTTGAAGACATTGAGCTCGAAATTGCCCTGACTGGCGGCAAAGCCGATGGCGGCGTCATTGCCCATGACCTGGGCAACCACCATGGTCATGGCTTCGGACTGGGTGGGATTGACCTTGCCCGGCATGATCGAGGAACCGGGCTCGTTTTCGGGAATGGTGATTTCGCCCAGGCCGGAACGCGGGCCGGAGGCCAGCCAGCGCACGTCATTGGCGATCTTCATGAAGGCGACGGCGAGCTGCTTGAGCGCGCCCGAGGCGCCGACAAAGGCGTCATGACCGGCCAGCAGGGCGAACTTGTTGGGGCCGGTGACGAAATCGTGGCCGGTGAGGTCGGCGATTTCCCTGGCGACGGTGACGGCATAATCGGGATGGGCATTGAGCCCGGTGCCGACGGCGGTGCCACCCAAAGCCAGTTCCTTCAATTGCGGCATGCTCGCCTTGATGGCGGCAATGGCATAATCGATCTGCGCCACCCAGCCGGAGATTTCCTGGCCCAGGGTCAGCGGCGTCGCGTCCTGGAGATGGGTGCGGCCGATCTTGACCACGTCCATGAACGTATCGGCCTTGGCCTGTAGGGTGTCGCGCAACAGGGCGACGCGCTCATAAAGATAGTTCTCCACCGCCTCGACCGCGGCGATATGCATGGCGGTGGGATAGGTGTCGTTGGAGCTCTGGCTCATATTGACGTGGTCATTGGGATGGACGGGCTTTTTCGAGCCCATCTCCCCGCCGGCCATTTCGATGGCGCGGTTGGAAATGACTTCGTTGACATTCATATTGGACTGGGTGCCCGATCCGGTCTGCCAGACCACCAGCGGGAAATGCTCGGCCAGCTTGCCCTCGATCACCTCGTCGGCGGCGGCGACCACCAGGTCGCGCGTCTTCTCGTCCATGAGGCCGAGCTTGAAATTGGCCAGAGCCGCCGCCTTCTTGAGGATGCCGAAGGCGGTGATGATCTCGGCGGGCATCTTTTCTGCGCCGATATCGAAGTTCTGCAGGCTTCGGGCCGTCTGCGCGCCGTAATATTTATCGGTCGGGACCTCGATATTGCCCATAGTGTCCGATTCGACGCGCATGCTCATATTGCCTTTGCTCCAGCTGGCCGCCGCTCCGGCGGCGGAAAAAACCAAACGGCCGACCCTTCGGGGGGCCGGCCGCTCGAATATCAGATAAAGCGCCGCGGCGCCAAAGCGCCTTTCGGCTTAGTTCTTGACCGCGAGGATCTGACGGCCGCGATACATGCCGGTCTTGAGGTCGACGTGATGCGGACGGCGCAGCTCGCCCGAATCCTTGTCTTCGACATAGGTGGGATTGGCGATCGCGTCGGCCGAACGGCGGAAGCCGCGCTTCATCGGCGAGGTCTTGCGTTTTGGCACAGCCATGGTTCGGTCCTTCCGAAATTCAAAATCGTTGCGCCGCCGAAAGCGGCCAGAGAATTATCTCTGTCAGGATTGGTCGGCTCTATAGAGCAAGACAGGACGCTTGGCTAGGGGTTTTGTGAATCGGGCCGGGGCTTGCTGCGATCAATTATCGTATGTACAATAATTAAAGGCTTGGGGGAAGCCGGACGTGTACGAATGGGACAGGGAAAAAGATGCCGCCAATCGGCTGAAGCATGGGGTCGGCTTCGAGGACGTCGAGAATTTCGACTGGGATAGTGCAGTATTCCAGCAGGACAGGCGCTTCGATTACGGCGAAGAGCGCTTTCGCGCCTTCGGCTTCATCGGCGAGCGGCCTCACTGTCTTGCCTATGTTCTTCGCGGAGACAATATCCGCATCATCAGCCTGCGCCCCATGCATTTAAAGGAGGCAAGACGCTATGGCCTCGCACAAGACTAAGGGCAAGCCGCCGGACAATTACGATCCCGCCGCCCCGCTCACCGAGGAAGAAATCAAGACGCTGCGCCCGGCGCGGGAATTTTTCGCCGAACGCGGCCTGCCCATGCCGGTGCCCCGCAAAGCCGGCCGGCCCAGGCAGGACGAGACCAAGGTGCGGGTGACGATGCGGCTCGATGCCGGGATCGTGGAGCATTTCAAGAGCCAGGGGCCCGGCTGGCAAACCCGCATCAATGCGGTTCTGGCCGAAAAAGTCGCCAAGGGCCGCTAGATGTGAGTGTTTCGTTCCCCCTTACGGGAACGAGGGCCGCCACCGGCCCGCACTGCCCCCCTCAAAGGGGGGAGCGCTTGTCACCGCTTCCGTGGCTCGCCGCCGCTACAGCGCCAGCTTGCCGTCCTGGCCCACACAGGCTGCCCTGGGGCCATATTCGCGGGCGCGGGCTTCGACGATGCGCGCCACCCGCAACAGGCCGGCGCTGGGGCGGGCGGGGTTGCGCAGGAGGGGATTGGGCAGGGTGACGGCCAGCAGGCTGGCGGTCTGCCAGTCGAGATTTTGCGGTTCGCGGCCGAAAGCGTGTTCGGCGCCGGCCGCGACGCCGAACTGGCCGGACGGGCCCCATTCGGCGATGTTGAGATAGATCTCCATGATCCGCTTCTTGGGCATGACCAGATCGATATAGGCCGCCAGCGGCACTTCCAGCGCCTTGCGGATGGCGCTCTGGCCGTTCCACAGAAACAGATTGCGCGCCACCTGCATGGTGAGGGTGGAGGCGCCCCGCGCCTCCCGCCCGGCGAGATAATTGTCGATCTCGATGCGCAGGGCGGCGACGTCCACGCCCCAATGGCGGCAGAATTGGCCATCCTCGGAGAGGATCACCGCCGCCTTGAGGCGGTCGGAAATATCGTCGATATCGCGCCATTGCCGCTCGACCGGCTGCAAGGTGAGCAGGCGGGCCAGCATGGGGACGGAGACCGGCTGGATCACCAGATAAATCGGGGTGAGGATCAGCGGCAGGGCCACGAGCACGGCAAGTATCCCCAAGGGAATGCGGAGAATGTGCCAGAGCTGTTTGCGTCGCGCCATGGGCGGGTGTGTAACCGCGTGTGCGGTTGCGGCCAAGCCCCCTCGTCCGGCGCTGTGCTCCCGGCCACGTTCCCCCTCATCCGGCGCTGCGCGCCCGGCCGTGTTCCCCCTCATCCGGCGCTGCGCGCCACCTTCTCCCCGAGGGGGAGAAGAATGGTTCGGCCTGCGCCCCTTATTCCTCTCCCCCTCGGGAGGGTGCCCCGAAGGGCGGGTGATGGGGGGATTGCCCGATGCCGGGCAAAAAGCTAGCAACGAACCATGTATGACTTTTCCGCCGACAGCGCCGATTGCGCCCGCGCCGTGGAGGCCGGGCTTTCCGATTATCTGACCGGCGCCAGGCTGTCCGGCCCGGGTCCCGCCGCCGAAAGGCTGGTGGAAGCCATGCGGCATGGGAGCCTCGAAGGCGGCAAGCGCTTGCGGCCGCTCCTGGTGCGGCAGGCGGCGGCGATCTTCTCGGTGCCGCGCGAGGCGGCGCTGCCGGCCGGAATGGCCGTGGAAATGGTGCATTGCTATTCGCTGATCCATGACGACCTGCCCGCCATGGACGACGACGATTTGCGGCGCGGCCGGCCCAGCGTGCATAAGCAATATGACGAGGCCACCGCCATCCTGGCGGGGGACGCCCTGTTGGCCCAGGCCTTTGCCGTTCTGGCCGATCCCCATTGCCATGCCGATCCCGCCGTGCGCGTGGCGCTGATCGCCGAACTGGCGCAAGGCGGCGGCGCCGGCGGCATGGTGGGCGGACAGATGCGCGACATCGAAGGGGAAAGCGGCGGCCTCACCGAAGGCGAGATCGCCGTCATGCAGGCCATGAAGACCGGGGCGCTGATCCGGGCCTCGGTACGGATGGGCGCCCTGCTCGGCGGCGCCGATGCCCGGGCGCTCTCGGCGCTCACCGCCTATGCCGAAGCGGCCGGCCGCGCCTTCCAGCTGGCCGACGACATTCTCGACGTGACCGCGACGCCCGAAATCATGGGCAAGGCCACCGGCAAGGATGCGGGCGCCGGCAAGCAGACCCTGGTGGCCCGGCTCGGCGTCGAGGCGGCGCGGCAGATGCTGGACGACATCGTCGCCGACGCCATTTCGGCGCTGCGCACTTTCGGCCCCCGGG
This genomic stretch from Devosia sp. YIM 151766 harbors:
- a CDS encoding polyprenyl synthetase family protein codes for the protein MYDFSADSADCARAVEAGLSDYLTGARLSGPGPAAERLVEAMRHGSLEGGKRLRPLLVRQAAAIFSVPREAALPAGMAVEMVHCYSLIHDDLPAMDDDDLRRGRPSVHKQYDEATAILAGDALLAQAFAVLADPHCHADPAVRVALIAELAQGGGAGGMVGGQMRDIEGESGGLTEGEIAVMQAMKTGALIRASVRMGALLGGADARALSALTAYAEAAGRAFQLADDILDVTATPEIMGKATGKDAGAGKQTLVARLGVEAARQMLDDIVADAISALRTFGPRADGLRATARYFAAREK